One window of Trinickia caryophylli genomic DNA carries:
- the murU gene encoding N-acetylmuramate alpha-1-phosphate uridylyltransferase MurU, with protein sequence MTFALQKAMIFAAGRGERMRPLTDARPKPLLEVGGKPLIVWQIERLAAAGLRSIVINHAWLGGQLEAALGDGSRWGVSIAYSAEGDALETAGGIAQALPLLEEAGHGTVFAAVSGDIHCAFDYARLVQPAQRLACMSEPGMHLVMVPNPPFHAEGDFALVGGQLALQGTPRYTFGNIGLYDTRMFRGLQPGERRALTPYYRETIAAGRASGELYDGAWENVGTPEQLRALDARLASGAAR encoded by the coding sequence ATGACGTTCGCGCTTCAAAAAGCGATGATCTTCGCGGCCGGCCGCGGCGAAAGAATGCGCCCGCTCACCGACGCGCGCCCGAAGCCGCTGCTCGAGGTGGGCGGCAAGCCGCTCATCGTCTGGCAGATCGAGCGGCTCGCCGCCGCGGGGCTGCGCTCGATCGTGATCAATCATGCGTGGCTCGGGGGCCAGCTCGAGGCGGCGCTCGGCGACGGCTCGCGCTGGGGTGTATCGATCGCCTACTCGGCCGAGGGCGATGCGCTCGAGACGGCGGGCGGCATCGCGCAGGCATTGCCGCTTCTCGAAGAGGCCGGGCACGGCACCGTGTTCGCGGCCGTGAGCGGGGACATCCATTGCGCGTTCGACTATGCGCGGCTCGTGCAGCCGGCGCAACGGCTCGCCTGCATGAGCGAGCCCGGCATGCACCTCGTCATGGTCCCCAACCCGCCGTTTCACGCGGAGGGGGACTTCGCCCTCGTGGGCGGCCAGCTCGCGCTCCAGGGCACGCCCCGCTATACGTTCGGCAACATCGGACTGTACGACACGAGAATGTTTCGCGGCCTGCAGCCGGGCGAGCGCCGGGCGCTCACGCCTTATTACCGCGAAACGATCGCCGCGGGCCGGGCGAGCGGCGAGCTGTACGACGGCGCTTGGGAGAACGTCGGCACGCCCGAGCAACTGCGCGCGCTCGATGCACGCCTGGCAAGCGGCGCGGCCCGGTAA
- a CDS encoding aminoglycoside phosphotransferase family protein has product MTNILPADARLDALASWLRKHEAHYALDLATLAPASADASFRRYFRLSSAAGHGATLIAVDAPPPEKCREFADIAGMLATAGIHAPRVLECDLEEGFMLVTDLGTKPYIHALDPTDPQAARPLFRDALDTLIRWQLSSREGVLPPFDEAFMRREMELMPEWYIGRHLNRPLDEPARGVLDRTWALLIASARAQPQVYMLRDFMPRNLMICEPNPGVLDFQDAVHGPITYDVASLLRDAFLSWDEEFELDCFAYYWERAKKAGLPVDADFGEFYRQIEWMGLQRHIKVLGLFARLNYRDGKPRYLDDLPRFVGYVRKVARRYRPLAPFARLVDELDGHSVDVGYTF; this is encoded by the coding sequence ATGACGAATATCCTCCCCGCAGACGCCCGGCTCGACGCGCTGGCCTCATGGCTGCGTAAGCACGAGGCGCACTACGCGCTCGATCTCGCCACGCTTGCTCCCGCTTCCGCGGACGCCAGTTTTCGCCGCTATTTCCGGCTCTCGAGCGCGGCCGGGCACGGCGCGACGCTCATCGCCGTCGATGCGCCGCCGCCCGAGAAGTGCCGCGAGTTCGCCGATATCGCCGGCATGCTGGCCACGGCAGGCATCCATGCGCCGCGCGTGCTCGAATGCGATCTCGAGGAAGGCTTCATGCTGGTGACGGATCTCGGCACGAAGCCGTATATCCATGCCCTCGACCCGACCGATCCGCAGGCTGCCCGGCCGCTTTTCCGCGACGCTCTCGACACGCTGATCCGCTGGCAGCTGAGTTCGCGCGAAGGCGTGCTGCCGCCGTTCGACGAAGCCTTCATGCGCCGCGAAATGGAGCTGATGCCGGAGTGGTACATCGGGCGGCATTTGAACCGGCCCCTCGACGAGCCGGCCCGCGGCGTGCTCGATCGCACCTGGGCGCTCCTGATCGCGAGCGCGCGCGCACAGCCGCAGGTGTACATGCTGCGCGATTTCATGCCGCGCAACCTGATGATCTGCGAGCCGAACCCGGGCGTGCTCGACTTCCAGGACGCGGTCCACGGGCCGATCACGTATGACGTCGCCTCGCTGCTGCGCGACGCCTTCCTGAGTTGGGACGAGGAATTCGAACTCGACTGCTTCGCCTACTACTGGGAGCGCGCAAAGAAAGCCGGACTGCCTGTCGACGCGGATTTCGGCGAGTTCTATCGGCAAATCGAATGGATGGGGCTGCAGCGGCACATCAAGGTGCTCGGGCTTTTCGCGCGGCTCAATTACCGGGACGGCAAGCCGCGCTATCTCGACGATCTGCCGCGCTTCGTCGGCTACGTGCGCAAGGTCGCGCGACGCTACCGGCCGCTCGCCCCGTTCGCGCGGCTCGTCGACGAACTCGACGGGCACTCCGTCGACGTCGGCTACACGTTTTGA
- a CDS encoding LPS-assembly protein LptD — protein sequence MPPRQLFRTNSSGDSPPRLRRLAAALIAVPGLVPSVSHAQLTGAAAEPQQLDAPWGLRLAPQIEEHPLAPGSAPSTFVLGEHTSGTAERDIAAKGAAEIRRNNSVIKADALHYDEDTDMADAYGNVRIASGGATFAGPEAHLQVESSQGYMPAPKYKFTLRGGSGSAKRVQLVDNERSVFTDGTYTACQCETNPAWYIRGSEFDFDTGRDEGVARNGVLFFQGVPIFASPWLSFPLSGERRSGLLPPLFSMSSTNGFEFSQPYYFNIAPNRDLTLTPRIISKRGVQTQATFRYLEPTFAGSLTGEYLPNDAIKHENRYAIYWRHDQQLGAGFGAYVNYNRVSDNTYPQDLASAGNQFLVGTQIVYQQEAGITYNRGPWSVLAREQHWQSLDEASTPYGREPQLNVKYTKYNVGGFDFGAETDFSRFRITTDDATEGNRFVFNPYVSYWFGGPGYFAVPKVQMHFASYNLTNIGSTAPTGQPKNFTESIPTYSFDTGLIFERSMRLFGRDYIQTLEPRLYYVYTPYRNQIFAPLFDTAESDFGLAEIFTPNTFVGNDRIADANRVTAGLTTRFIDAATGDERARFVLAQQYYFRGQRVALDSSTTASSASHSDLIVGASVKLGAGFASETAFQYNADENQLVRSSVGFGFSPADRKVINVAYRYTRRTATLGDVPINQFLISAEWPITRRLYGVGRFNYDMAGHRIVDGVVGFQYDADCWTLGFGVQRYANGVTSTNRSSSATRVLAQLTLKGLANVDNGLTAAFMAGVAGYSPPPPAEPPLSRFSDYE from the coding sequence ATGCCGCCCAGACAGCTTTTTCGAACGAATTCCTCCGGCGATTCCCCGCCGCGCCTGCGACGCCTCGCAGCGGCATTGATTGCCGTTCCCGGGCTCGTGCCGTCCGTCTCGCACGCGCAGCTCACGGGTGCTGCCGCCGAGCCGCAGCAGCTCGATGCGCCGTGGGGGCTGCGGCTCGCGCCACAGATCGAGGAGCATCCGCTCGCGCCCGGCAGCGCACCCTCCACGTTCGTGCTCGGCGAGCATACGAGCGGAACGGCCGAGCGCGACATTGCCGCCAAGGGCGCGGCGGAGATTCGCCGGAACAATTCGGTGATCAAGGCCGACGCGCTGCATTACGATGAAGACACCGACATGGCCGACGCGTACGGCAACGTGCGCATCGCGAGCGGCGGAGCGACCTTCGCCGGCCCGGAGGCCCACCTGCAGGTGGAGTCGAGCCAGGGTTACATGCCGGCGCCGAAATACAAGTTCACGCTGCGGGGCGGGTCGGGCAGCGCGAAGCGCGTCCAACTCGTCGACAACGAGCGTTCGGTGTTCACCGACGGCACTTACACCGCCTGCCAGTGCGAAACGAACCCGGCGTGGTACATCCGCGGCAGCGAGTTCGATTTCGATACGGGCCGCGACGAAGGTGTCGCACGCAACGGCGTGCTGTTTTTTCAGGGCGTGCCGATCTTCGCGAGCCCGTGGCTGTCGTTTCCGCTGAGCGGCGAGCGGCGCAGCGGCCTCTTGCCGCCGCTCTTCTCGATGAGTTCGACGAACGGGTTCGAGTTCTCTCAGCCGTACTATTTCAACATCGCGCCGAATCGCGATCTGACGCTGACGCCCCGGATCATCTCGAAGCGCGGCGTGCAGACGCAGGCCACGTTTCGTTATCTCGAGCCCACTTTCGCGGGCTCGCTGACCGGCGAATATCTGCCGAACGACGCAATCAAGCACGAGAACCGTTACGCGATCTACTGGCGGCACGACCAGCAACTGGGCGCGGGCTTCGGCGCCTACGTGAACTACAACCGGGTATCCGACAATACCTACCCGCAAGACCTGGCCTCCGCCGGCAACCAGTTTCTGGTCGGCACGCAGATCGTCTATCAGCAGGAGGCGGGCATCACGTACAACCGCGGGCCGTGGTCCGTGCTCGCGCGCGAGCAGCACTGGCAGTCGCTCGACGAGGCATCGACGCCATACGGGCGCGAGCCGCAGTTGAACGTGAAATACACGAAGTACAACGTCGGCGGGTTCGACTTCGGCGCCGAAACCGACTTTTCGCGCTTTCGAATCACGACGGACGACGCGACTGAAGGCAACCGGTTCGTCTTCAACCCGTACGTGTCGTACTGGTTCGGCGGCCCCGGCTACTTCGCGGTGCCGAAAGTGCAGATGCACTTTGCGTCGTACAACCTCACGAACATCGGGTCGACGGCGCCCACAGGGCAGCCGAAGAACTTCACCGAGTCGATCCCGACGTACAGCTTCGACACCGGTCTCATCTTCGAGCGCTCGATGCGGCTCTTCGGGCGGGACTACATCCAGACGCTCGAGCCGAGGCTCTATTACGTCTATACGCCGTATCGCAACCAGATCTTCGCGCCGCTGTTCGATACGGCGGAGTCCGACTTCGGCCTGGCCGAGATTTTCACGCCCAACACGTTCGTCGGCAACGACCGGATCGCGGACGCAAACCGTGTCACCGCCGGCTTGACGACGCGTTTCATCGACGCCGCGACCGGGGACGAGCGGGCTCGCTTCGTGCTCGCCCAGCAATACTATTTCCGCGGCCAGCGCGTCGCGCTCGACTCGAGCACCACCGCCTCGTCCGCGAGCCATTCCGACCTCATCGTTGGCGCCTCGGTCAAGCTGGGCGCGGGTTTCGCTTCGGAAACGGCGTTCCAATATAATGCCGACGAAAACCAGCTCGTCCGCTCGAGCGTCGGCTTCGGATTCAGCCCGGCGGACCGCAAGGTGATCAACGTCGCCTACCGCTATACGCGGCGCACAGCCACGCTCGGCGACGTGCCGATCAACCAGTTCCTGATCTCGGCCGAGTGGCCGATCACGCGGCGGCTCTATGGGGTCGGCCGGTTCAATTACGATATGGCGGGCCACCGTATCGTCGACGGCGTCGTCGGCTTCCAGTACGATGCCGACTGCTGGACGCTCGGCTTCGGTGTGCAGCGCTACGCGAACGGCGTCACTTCGACCAACCGGTCGAGTTCCGCCACACGGGTGCTCGCGCAGCTTACATTGAAGGGGCTTGCGAACGTCGACAACGGGTTGACGGCGGCCTTCATGGCCGGCGTGGCGGGATATTCGCCACCGCCGCCCGCCGAGCCGCCGCTTTCGCGCTTTTCCGACTATGAGTGA
- a CDS encoding peptidylprolyl isomerase, with amino-acid sequence MAISNKLRLATLAASLGLAFVLAPAAPAVAQALPGQAASRASAGTAVDSVAAVVNDDVITERELQTRVDLVARRLKQQNAPMPSADDLTRQVLDQMVLERIQLQKAKEDGITVDDAAVQATLQRLARANNMSLDNYRSRIEAQGVPWAVFVRDARTELTLSKLREREVDSKISVSDAEVANYIASQRGPEAKAQQDLRIEHILVKVPEGASQDVLAAAQKKAEEILARAKAGAKFESLAKDTSQAADARNGGDLGFQPPARLPEEFVKASSQLRPGELAPDLIRTADGFEIMRLVDRRTSVGGSAGDAPKLVQTHVRHILVRVGPGGMPEQQARELAVKIRQQVAAGGDFAKFARSYSQDGSASQGGDLGWISPGETVPEFERAMNSLKDGEVSPPVRTEYGYHVIEVLGRRDAPGSIQQQMELARQAIGQRKAEQAYGDWLRQLRDSAYVEYKVGGSLAQQ; translated from the coding sequence GTGGCAATTTCGAATAAGCTTCGCTTGGCAACGCTCGCGGCCAGTCTCGGCCTCGCTTTCGTTCTGGCACCCGCGGCGCCTGCCGTCGCGCAGGCATTGCCGGGTCAGGCCGCTTCGCGCGCGAGCGCAGGCACCGCGGTCGATTCGGTGGCCGCCGTCGTGAACGACGACGTCATCACCGAGCGCGAGCTTCAGACGCGCGTCGATCTCGTCGCGCGCCGCCTGAAGCAGCAGAACGCGCCCATGCCGTCGGCCGACGACCTGACGCGCCAGGTGCTCGACCAGATGGTCCTCGAGCGCATTCAACTGCAAAAGGCGAAGGAAGACGGCATCACGGTCGACGATGCGGCCGTGCAGGCGACGCTCCAGCGCCTCGCTCGCGCCAACAACATGTCGCTCGACAATTACCGTTCGCGCATCGAGGCGCAAGGTGTGCCCTGGGCGGTCTTCGTGCGCGACGCGCGGACCGAGCTGACGCTTTCGAAACTGCGCGAGCGCGAGGTCGACAGCAAGATTTCGGTGTCCGATGCCGAGGTCGCCAATTACATTGCAAGCCAGCGCGGACCGGAAGCGAAGGCACAGCAGGATCTGCGCATCGAGCACATCCTCGTGAAAGTGCCGGAAGGCGCATCGCAGGACGTGCTCGCAGCCGCTCAGAAAAAGGCCGAGGAGATCCTCGCGCGTGCGAAGGCAGGCGCGAAGTTCGAATCGCTTGCGAAGGACACGTCGCAAGCGGCCGACGCGCGCAACGGCGGCGATCTCGGCTTCCAGCCGCCGGCGCGGTTGCCCGAGGAATTCGTCAAAGCCTCGTCGCAGCTGCGCCCCGGCGAGCTGGCTCCGGATCTGATCCGCACGGCCGATGGTTTCGAGATCATGCGGCTCGTGGATCGCCGCACCTCGGTGGGCGGTTCGGCCGGCGATGCGCCGAAGCTCGTGCAAACGCACGTGCGGCATATCCTGGTGCGCGTGGGCCCGGGCGGAATGCCGGAACAGCAGGCGCGCGAACTTGCGGTCAAGATCCGCCAGCAGGTCGCGGCCGGCGGCGATTTCGCCAAATTCGCGCGCAGCTACTCGCAGGACGGCTCCGCATCGCAGGGCGGCGATCTCGGCTGGATCAGCCCCGGCGAGACGGTGCCCGAGTTCGAGCGCGCGATGAACTCGCTCAAGGACGGTGAGGTGAGCCCGCCGGTTCGCACCGAGTACGGCTACCACGTGATCGAAGTGCTCGGCCGCCGCGATGCGCCGGGTTCGATTCAGCAGCAGATGGAGCTCGCGCGTCAGGCCATCGGACAGCGCAAGGCCGAGCAGGCTTACGGCGACTGGCTGCGCCAACTGCGCGATTCGGCTTACGTCGAATACAAGGTGGGCGGCTCGCTCGCGCAGCAGTGA
- the pdxA gene encoding 4-hydroxythreonine-4-phosphate dehydrogenase PdxA, whose product MTSADRSDRSPLQIAITTGEPAGVGPELTAMALAGAAAHWPHARFVVFGDAGLMAARAGAVGVDWAALTAGGEAGEARVRVEHRPLAVSSVAGKLDAANGRYVLGLLDDAIDGAVAGKLDAIVTAPLQKSTINDAGVPFTGHTEYLAERTHTARVVMMLAGTGARPLRVALATTHLPLRDVSAALTVDGLLETLAIIDHDLRRDFSLPVPRILVTGLNPHAGENGYLGREEIDVITPALEQAARRGIDARGPYPADTLFQPRYLEQADCVLAMFHDQGLPVLKYATFGEGVNITLGLPIIRTSVDHGTALDLAGTGRADAGSLIAAIDTAVSMARNRRGN is encoded by the coding sequence ATGACGTCCGCCGACCGATCCGACCGATCACCGCTTCAGATCGCGATCACCACCGGGGAGCCGGCCGGCGTCGGCCCTGAACTCACCGCGATGGCACTCGCCGGCGCGGCGGCCCACTGGCCGCATGCGCGGTTCGTGGTGTTCGGCGATGCCGGGCTGATGGCGGCGCGCGCCGGGGCCGTCGGCGTCGATTGGGCCGCGCTGACCGCTGGGGGCGAGGCAGGCGAGGCGCGGGTGCGGGTCGAACATCGGCCGCTGGCCGTGTCCTCGGTTGCCGGCAAGCTCGATGCGGCCAACGGACGCTACGTGCTGGGCCTGCTCGACGACGCGATCGACGGCGCAGTAGCCGGCAAGCTCGATGCTATCGTGACGGCACCGCTGCAAAAGAGCACGATCAATGACGCCGGCGTGCCGTTTACGGGCCATACGGAGTATCTGGCGGAGCGTACGCATACGGCGCGCGTGGTCATGATGCTGGCGGGCACCGGCGCCCGGCCGTTGCGTGTCGCGCTCGCGACGACGCACCTGCCGCTCAGGGACGTGTCGGCCGCGCTGACCGTCGACGGTCTGCTGGAGACGCTCGCCATCATCGACCATGACCTGCGGCGCGACTTCTCACTGCCCGTTCCGCGCATTCTCGTTACGGGGCTGAACCCGCATGCGGGGGAGAACGGCTATCTTGGCCGCGAGGAGATCGACGTGATTACTCCGGCGCTCGAGCAGGCGGCCCGGCGCGGCATCGATGCGCGCGGCCCCTATCCGGCCGACACCCTTTTTCAGCCGCGGTACCTCGAACAAGCCGACTGCGTGCTCGCGATGTTCCACGATCAGGGGTTGCCCGTGCTCAAGTACGCGACCTTCGGCGAAGGCGTCAACATCACGCTGGGCTTGCCGATCATTCGTACGTCGGTCGACCACGGCACGGCGCTCGATCTTGCCGGCACGGGCCGGGCCGACGCCGGCAGCCTTATTGCCGCGATCGATACGGCCGTCTCGATGGCGCGCAACCGGCGCGGCAACTGA
- the rsmA gene encoding 16S rRNA (adenine(1518)-N(6)/adenine(1519)-N(6))-dimethyltransferase RsmA, with translation MSTSRQHQGHFARKRFGQNFLVDLGVIDAIVNAIRPVRGETMVEIGPGLGALTGPLVERIAAPGSPLHAVELDRDLIARLEKKFGERLALHAGDALAFDFASLVGTQARPTLRIVGNLPYNISSPLLFHLMAFAPIVVDQHFMLQNEVVERMVAEPGSKAFGRLSVMLQYRYAMDKLLDVPPEAFQPPPKVDSAIVRMIPYRPDEIASVDERLLGELVTAAFSQRRKMLRNTLADYRERVDFDALGFDLARRAEDVPVDEYVRVAQVLAAGS, from the coding sequence ATGTCCACCAGCAGACAGCATCAAGGCCATTTCGCGCGCAAACGGTTCGGTCAGAACTTCCTTGTCGACCTGGGGGTGATCGATGCCATCGTCAACGCGATCCGCCCCGTGCGCGGCGAAACCATGGTCGAAATCGGGCCGGGGCTCGGCGCACTGACCGGGCCGCTCGTCGAGCGCATCGCAGCGCCCGGTTCGCCGCTGCACGCCGTCGAACTCGACCGCGATCTGATCGCCCGTCTGGAAAAGAAATTCGGCGAGCGCCTCGCGCTGCATGCGGGGGACGCGCTCGCATTCGATTTTGCCTCGCTCGTCGGCACGCAGGCGCGTCCGACCCTGCGCATCGTCGGCAACCTGCCGTACAACATCTCGAGCCCGCTGCTCTTTCATTTGATGGCGTTTGCGCCGATCGTCGTCGATCAGCACTTCATGCTGCAAAACGAAGTGGTCGAGCGGATGGTGGCCGAACCGGGGTCCAAAGCTTTCGGCCGGCTTTCGGTGATGCTGCAGTACCGGTATGCGATGGACAAGCTGCTCGATGTGCCGCCCGAGGCGTTCCAGCCACCCCCGAAGGTCGATTCGGCGATCGTGCGGATGATTCCGTACCGGCCCGACGAGATCGCGAGCGTCGACGAGCGGCTGCTCGGCGAGCTCGTGACGGCGGCGTTCTCCCAGCGCCGCAAGATGCTGCGCAACACGCTGGCCGATTACCGCGAGCGCGTCGATTTCGACGCGCTCGGGTTCGATCTGGCCCGGCGTGCCGAGGACGTACCGGTCGACGAGTACGTGCGCGTCGCCCAGGTGCTCGCCGCCGGCTCCTGA
- the gloA gene encoding lactoylglutathione lyase, with product MRLLHTMLRVGDLDRSIAFYTQLLGMKVLRRQDYPEGRFTLAFVGYTEESQGTVLELTHNWDTKSYEQGNAFGHIAIEVDDAYAACEKIKAQGGTVVREAGPMKHGTTVIAFVTDPDGYKIEFIQKKR from the coding sequence ATGCGTTTGCTGCACACGATGCTGCGAGTCGGCGACCTCGATCGCTCGATCGCTTTCTATACGCAATTGCTCGGCATGAAAGTGCTGCGCCGTCAGGATTACCCCGAGGGTCGCTTCACGCTGGCGTTCGTCGGCTATACGGAAGAAAGCCAGGGCACGGTGCTCGAGCTCACGCACAACTGGGACACCAAGTCGTACGAGCAGGGCAACGCGTTCGGTCACATCGCGATCGAGGTCGACGACGCTTACGCGGCCTGCGAGAAGATCAAGGCGCAAGGTGGCACCGTCGTCCGCGAGGCCGGGCCCATGAAGCATGGCACGACCGTCATCGCGTTCGTGACCGACCCGGACGGCTACAAGATCGAATTTATCCAGAAGAAACGCTGA
- a CDS encoding M48 family metallopeptidase, with translation MPKSALSRRESKALDNRQLDLPLFGDPEGDAGTQPASPAGEAPRVAPGARLRRLTLAGRTLEYGLKRSTRRTIGFSIDGNGLTITAPRWVTLADIEAAIAGKERWIFSKLAEWQTRTEQRALPHVEWRDGAHIPYLGKPVTVSLASPHGVLAFDATAGSLALALPAHADAQQIKDRVQGWLQTEAKRIFGERLAFYAQKLGVGFKAYALSSASTRWGSCSSDGRIRLNWRLIHFPLSIIDYVVAHELAHLREMNHSPRFWQTVESIFPEFREARHTLKHHPPDLLPAL, from the coding sequence ATGCCCAAGTCCGCTCTCTCCCGCCGCGAATCGAAGGCGCTCGACAATCGGCAACTCGACCTGCCGCTCTTCGGCGACCCTGAGGGCGATGCGGGGACGCAGCCCGCCTCGCCGGCCGGTGAGGCGCCGCGCGTCGCGCCCGGCGCGAGGCTGCGCCGCCTGACGCTGGCCGGGCGTACGCTCGAATACGGCTTGAAGCGTTCGACGCGCCGCACGATCGGCTTTTCGATCGACGGCAACGGTCTCACGATCACGGCACCGCGGTGGGTAACGCTGGCCGACATCGAAGCAGCCATCGCCGGCAAGGAACGCTGGATATTTTCGAAGCTGGCCGAATGGCAAACGCGCACCGAGCAGCGGGCCTTGCCGCACGTCGAATGGCGGGACGGTGCGCACATCCCCTATCTCGGCAAACCTGTGACGGTTTCCCTTGCCTCGCCGCACGGCGTGCTCGCATTCGATGCGACCGCGGGCTCGCTCGCGCTGGCACTGCCCGCGCATGCCGACGCCCAGCAGATCAAGGACCGCGTGCAAGGCTGGCTGCAAACCGAGGCCAAGCGGATCTTCGGCGAACGGCTTGCGTTCTACGCGCAAAAGCTCGGCGTCGGCTTCAAGGCGTACGCGCTATCGTCGGCGTCCACCCGCTGGGGCAGTTGCTCGAGCGACGGTCGCATCCGCCTGAACTGGCGGCTCATTCACTTCCCGTTGTCGATTATCGACTACGTCGTCGCACACGAACTCGCGCATCTGCGCGAGATGAACCATAGCCCGCGCTTTTGGCAAACGGTGGAATCGATCTTTCCCGAGTTCCGGGAAGCGCGGCATACGCTCAAGCATCATCCGCCCGACCTGCTGCCCGCGCTCTGA
- a CDS encoding lysophospholipid acyltransferase family protein — MRFLRSLLLFIYFIAFTMPYAMACFVAFPFMRADKRYWMAVGWCRATLAVARHLTGIRYRVEGLENLPDGPAVLLSKHQSAWETVALPAMMPRPLCFVFKRELLYVPFFGWALGMLHMVHINRKDGKYAFASVVKQGRLRMSEGAWVIMFPEGTRTPVGQQGKYKTGGARFAVDAGAPVVPIAHNAGHVWPRNSFIKYPGLVTVSIGKPIATEGLTPEQVNTRVETWIENEMRRIDPDAYRDSGGDAGANAAGRRSTDSAGTAGI; from the coding sequence GCGATGGCCTGCTTCGTTGCCTTTCCTTTCATGCGGGCCGACAAGCGCTACTGGATGGCCGTTGGCTGGTGCCGGGCCACGCTCGCGGTCGCCCGGCATCTGACCGGCATTCGCTACCGCGTCGAAGGGCTCGAGAATCTGCCGGACGGCCCGGCCGTGCTGCTCTCGAAGCATCAGTCGGCCTGGGAGACGGTGGCACTGCCCGCGATGATGCCGCGCCCGCTTTGCTTCGTCTTCAAGCGCGAGCTGCTTTACGTGCCGTTCTTTGGCTGGGCGCTCGGCATGCTGCACATGGTGCACATCAACCGCAAGGACGGGAAATACGCGTTCGCCTCGGTCGTCAAGCAGGGGCGGCTGCGGATGAGCGAAGGAGCCTGGGTCATCATGTTTCCCGAAGGCACGCGTACGCCGGTCGGCCAGCAGGGCAAATACAAGACCGGCGGTGCGCGCTTCGCGGTGGACGCAGGTGCGCCGGTCGTACCGATCGCGCACAATGCGGGTCATGTCTGGCCGCGCAATTCGTTCATCAAGTATCCGGGGCTCGTGACCGTATCGATCGGCAAGCCGATCGCCACCGAAGGGCTCACGCCCGAGCAGGTGAACACGCGTGTCGAGACGTGGATCGAGAACGAGATGCGACGTATCGATCCGGACGCATACCGCGATTCGGGCGGCGACGCCGGTGCAAATGCAGCCGGCCGGCGCTCGACCGACTCCGCGGGAACAGCCGGCATCTGA